Proteins encoded together in one Bradyrhizobium sp. PSBB068 window:
- a CDS encoding sugar transferase: MSLDEAVRWKAIPREFVKRVLDIAVSITAILILAPVLVAVWVAIRLDSPGPAFFCQRRVGLGEKRFNCFKFRTLRHEADENVHRDAIRRAWAKEVLSNDPNAPYKLTDDPRVTRVGRLLRRTSIDELPQLLNVLRGEMSIVGPRPAIPYELEYFREWHHRRHLVKPGITGLCQVRGRGRLCPEAMLEMDVEYAMNWTLWTDLKLIALTVPAVLRGHGAR, translated from the coding sequence TTGTCGTTGGATGAAGCCGTGCGATGGAAGGCGATCCCGCGGGAATTCGTTAAGCGGGTGCTGGACATTGCGGTCAGCATCACCGCGATCCTGATACTCGCCCCTGTACTTGTCGCGGTCTGGGTGGCGATCCGCCTCGACAGTCCCGGGCCGGCGTTCTTTTGCCAACGCCGGGTCGGGCTGGGCGAGAAGCGGTTCAATTGCTTCAAGTTCCGGACGCTACGTCATGAGGCCGACGAGAACGTCCATCGCGACGCCATTCGGCGGGCTTGGGCGAAGGAGGTTCTCTCGAACGACCCCAATGCCCCCTACAAGCTGACAGATGATCCCCGAGTGACGCGTGTGGGGCGGTTGCTGAGGCGAACCAGTATCGACGAGCTACCGCAACTCCTCAACGTACTGCGAGGCGAAATGAGCATTGTCGGTCCACGGCCAGCGATTCCCTATGAACTTGAGTACTTCCGCGAATGGCATCACAGACGTCATCTCGTGAAGCCCGGCATCACCGGACTTTGTCAGGTTCGTGGCCGCGGTCGACTCTGCCCGGAGGCGATGCTCGAGATGGATGTCGAATATGCGATGAACTGGACCCTGTGGACCGACCTGAAGTTAATTGCTCTGACAGTTCCCGCGGTGCTGCGGGGCCACGGCGCTCGATAG
- a CDS encoding glycosyltransferase family 4 protein → MSTLSRDDAVTRESELASVGSVCGRVLIIVENLPVPFDGRVWSEASTLARHGYEVSVICPKGPGATASFEMLEGIAVYRHWMPEEGRGVLGYAVEYSVALFWEFVLSVRILATRGFDVIHACNPPDLIFLVGAFHKFLFGKSFVFDQHDVNPELYEAKFGRRGFLWRVMVLLERVTFALADVSIATNQSYRSIAIERGRMSPDRVFVVRSAPNVSRVRSLPPDPAWKKGRKYLVGYVGVIARQEGLDLLLDSIKHIRSIRNRDDIQFVIVGGGRELEELKKLAVALELDDVVTFTGRVDDDTLFTILSTADVCVNPDRPSSMNDKSTMHKIMEYMTLGKPIVQFDLTEGRFSAGEASLYVQNADTAEFGDKILELLEDPARREAMGAFGQSRINGELAWHHASTKLLAAYEKVFKLRGK, encoded by the coding sequence ATGTCAACACTCTCTCGTGACGACGCCGTTACGCGCGAATCCGAATTGGCGAGCGTTGGCTCGGTTTGTGGCCGAGTGCTGATTATCGTCGAAAATCTTCCAGTACCGTTCGACGGCCGGGTATGGTCGGAAGCGAGCACGTTGGCGCGGCATGGCTACGAGGTGTCCGTGATCTGTCCCAAGGGACCGGGCGCAACGGCCTCGTTCGAGATGCTCGAGGGAATCGCAGTCTATCGCCACTGGATGCCTGAAGAAGGCCGTGGGGTGCTGGGTTATGCGGTCGAGTACAGCGTGGCGCTGTTCTGGGAATTCGTGTTGAGCGTGAGAATTCTGGCCACGCGCGGATTTGATGTGATCCATGCGTGCAATCCGCCCGATCTCATCTTCCTGGTTGGTGCATTTCATAAGTTTCTGTTCGGAAAGTCCTTTGTTTTCGATCAGCACGACGTCAATCCTGAGCTCTACGAGGCGAAATTTGGACGTCGTGGTTTTCTTTGGCGCGTCATGGTTCTGCTTGAACGCGTTACGTTCGCATTGGCGGACGTATCGATCGCGACCAACCAATCGTATCGCTCGATTGCGATCGAGCGGGGCCGAATGAGCCCCGATCGCGTGTTCGTTGTCCGCTCCGCTCCGAATGTTTCCCGCGTTCGCTCGCTTCCACCCGACCCCGCCTGGAAGAAGGGGCGCAAGTATCTCGTCGGATATGTCGGTGTTATCGCGAGACAGGAGGGGCTCGACCTGCTGCTGGATTCAATCAAGCACATCCGCAGCATTCGGAACCGCGATGATATCCAGTTCGTGATCGTCGGAGGCGGACGCGAATTGGAGGAGCTCAAGAAGCTCGCAGTGGCGCTAGAACTGGACGATGTGGTCACGTTCACGGGCCGGGTCGATGACGATACGCTATTCACAATTCTGTCGACGGCGGACGTCTGTGTAAATCCGGACCGCCCCAGTTCGATGAACGACAAATCGACGATGCACAAAATCATGGAGTACATGACGTTGGGCAAGCCCATCGTCCAGTTTGATCTCACGGAAGGCCGCTTTTCCGCAGGAGAGGCATCGTTGTATGTCCAGAATGCGGACACCGCCGAGTTCGGCGATAAAATACTGGAGCTTTTGGAAGATCCGGCGCGGCGCGAAGCCATGGGCGCATTCGGTCAGAGCAGAATTAATGGCGAACTCGCCTGGCATCACGCATCGACGAAGCTTCTGGCCGCTTATGAAAAGGTATTCAAGCTGAGGGGCAAATAG
- a CDS encoding nucleotide sugar dehydrogenase yields MKIAVFGLGYVGMTTAACLARQGHEVIGVDISDEKVAIVNSGKSPITEPGLDQLVESAVRKRLLSATKDASGQLDSCTLAIVCVGTPSAPDGSHNMSFVAEVSHQIADLIGPTRTTTLTVVFRSTMRPGTIEDLVLPIFESTLNGRIDLIEVVYNPEFLRESVAIEDFFNPPKIVIGTRDGERCTVLDELNANIAVPVFYTTYRTAEMTKFVDNSFHAVKIAFANEVGRVCDKLGISATTVHKIFVSDTKLNISPYYLRPGGAFGGSCLPKDVRALQYIASDVGAHTWLVDSVLRSNDEHKNFLFENCLKAVQPGGRVLMLGLAFKENSDDLRESPNIDLARKFLRLHIGLSIYDPHVEPSKLLGQNLGYAFSNLPALRKLLIPKSTAESELFDLVIDTRGWAKQMALNAKRVIDVNTLS; encoded by the coding sequence ATGAAAATAGCCGTGTTCGGACTGGGTTACGTGGGCATGACGACAGCCGCCTGCCTCGCCAGGCAAGGCCACGAAGTCATCGGCGTCGACATCAGCGATGAAAAGGTCGCGATCGTCAACTCGGGGAAATCGCCAATCACGGAACCCGGCCTCGATCAACTTGTGGAGTCCGCCGTCAGAAAGCGCTTGCTGAGTGCAACGAAGGACGCGAGCGGGCAGCTCGACAGCTGCACATTGGCAATAGTGTGCGTGGGAACGCCAAGCGCGCCGGACGGATCCCACAACATGAGCTTTGTCGCTGAAGTCTCCCATCAGATCGCGGACCTCATCGGGCCCACGCGCACGACGACGTTAACCGTCGTATTTCGTTCCACCATGCGGCCCGGCACAATCGAGGATCTGGTCCTTCCGATCTTCGAGAGCACGTTGAACGGCAGGATCGACCTCATCGAGGTCGTCTACAATCCCGAATTCTTGCGCGAGTCGGTGGCGATAGAGGATTTCTTCAATCCACCGAAGATCGTGATCGGAACGAGAGACGGGGAACGGTGCACGGTCCTCGACGAATTGAACGCGAACATCGCGGTGCCGGTGTTCTACACGACCTATCGTACGGCGGAGATGACCAAATTCGTCGACAATTCGTTTCACGCAGTCAAGATTGCCTTTGCCAACGAAGTCGGTCGCGTTTGCGACAAGCTCGGCATTAGCGCGACCACCGTTCACAAGATTTTCGTTTCTGACACCAAGCTCAACATCTCACCCTACTATTTGAGGCCGGGCGGCGCATTCGGCGGTTCATGCTTGCCAAAGGACGTTCGCGCGCTCCAGTACATCGCAAGCGACGTTGGCGCGCATACCTGGCTCGTGGACTCGGTACTCAGGTCGAACGATGAGCACAAGAATTTCCTGTTTGAGAATTGCCTAAAGGCGGTTCAACCCGGCGGACGGGTGCTTATGCTGGGGCTCGCGTTCAAGGAGAACAGCGACGATCTTCGCGAGAGCCCCAATATCGACCTGGCTCGCAAATTCCTCCGCTTGCATATCGGCCTGTCGATCTACGATCCACATGTCGAGCCATCGAAACTGCTGGGGCAGAACCTTGGCTACGCGTTCTCCAATTTGCCCGCGCTCCGCAAACTGCTGATCCCGAAATCGACCGCTGAATCGGAGCTGTTCGACCTTGTCATTGATACCAGAGGGTGGGCGAAACAAATGGCGCTGAATGCAAAGCGGGTAATTGATGTCAACACTCTCTCGTGA
- a CDS encoding glycosyltransferase family 4 protein, whose protein sequence is MRILSMDFSIPYLMRDENYPIGGWAIELAVWLRALENAGHDTAVLTWKGALEHVGSGQQIKLIETYDPARGIRVAKYFYSYIPKVLAAARSYRPDVLVQGVCGIHTAMMAFVADQLRVPFVYRVVSDIDVDERCKALLPSYEWISYSWARHRTAGFLCQNEYQRGKLAALFPGKPVHVLHNPFAVAEDAAAPLPRTKRGYVAWLGVFRYPKNLPLLFRIAQALPAVNFRVAGMTSPNTDQSTLDAVNGLRQLPNVELVGYVRRADVQRFLSEATMLLCTSDFEGFSNAFLEALAVGAPIVTRRHVDPDSIVERHMLGASVEDELELSNSVSAIWNMDAGEYDALSRRCQIYVKANHSPAVKTHELMAALTPLVAGSKGSGATVLN, encoded by the coding sequence GTGCGTATTCTCTCGATGGACTTTTCCATTCCTTATCTGATGAGAGATGAGAACTATCCGATTGGCGGGTGGGCGATCGAGCTCGCAGTGTGGCTTCGCGCGCTTGAGAACGCCGGCCATGACACTGCTGTGCTCACCTGGAAGGGCGCGCTGGAGCACGTGGGTTCGGGACAGCAAATCAAGCTTATCGAAACTTACGATCCCGCCCGCGGCATTCGGGTCGCGAAGTATTTCTATTCATATATTCCGAAAGTATTGGCGGCTGCCCGCAGCTATCGCCCGGATGTTCTGGTGCAAGGCGTATGTGGGATACATACTGCCATGATGGCGTTCGTGGCGGACCAACTAAGGGTGCCGTTCGTTTATCGCGTTGTAAGCGACATAGATGTCGACGAGCGATGTAAGGCTCTCCTTCCATCCTATGAATGGATATCCTATTCGTGGGCCAGGCATCGCACCGCCGGGTTTCTCTGTCAGAATGAGTATCAGCGCGGAAAGTTGGCAGCGCTCTTTCCGGGCAAGCCAGTGCACGTTCTCCACAATCCGTTTGCTGTAGCAGAGGATGCGGCTGCCCCTCTGCCGCGCACGAAGCGTGGATACGTTGCCTGGCTCGGTGTCTTCCGCTATCCGAAGAACTTGCCTCTGCTGTTCCGGATTGCTCAGGCCCTGCCGGCCGTCAACTTCCGCGTGGCGGGGATGACGTCACCGAACACTGATCAATCGACGCTGGACGCCGTGAATGGTTTGCGTCAGCTGCCGAACGTTGAATTGGTTGGCTATGTCAGGCGAGCGGACGTCCAGCGCTTTCTGTCAGAAGCAACGATGCTCCTCTGTACGTCGGATTTCGAGGGATTCTCGAACGCGTTTCTGGAGGCGCTCGCCGTAGGTGCCCCCATCGTGACGCGTCGGCATGTTGATCCGGACTCGATTGTCGAGCGTCATATGCTGGGTGCATCGGTCGAAGACGAGTTGGAGCTTTCCAATTCCGTGAGTGCGATTTGGAATATGGACGCGGGTGAATACGACGCACTCAGCCGGCGATGTCAGATCTACGTCAAGGCCAATCACTCCCCGGCGGTAAAGACGCACGAGTTGATGGCGGCTTTGACGCCTCTTGTCGCCGGGTCAAAAGGCTCGGGCGCGACTGTTCTGAACTGA
- a CDS encoding heparin lyase I family protein, with protein sequence MKIVLPFIFALTGSVANIAGGSTALGADASDQRKLLAEGPSAAIDTVAGANGSTASTRTAAPSITSFSGKPRTRFQIGEDAYGVHVADQSYSLTNPAPQTLRFEVHKGDYAWYDSASVDRAEINSAVTYPAGTPITLTYQFMVEANGSNGAFVNSATGWFIVGQWHNDDDASGVGTSPPVALNMQGDHLQVLVRYCPPGKSPSNGAGFVVTKTLWTDPTPVVTGQYHDVKVQARFSNDATGYLKVWIDAAPVVNYSGPLGYGVGTNWGYGIYRSSAPEIAAVNYRRLTITSGSLTPISSGQP encoded by the coding sequence ATGAAGATAGTCTTGCCCTTCATCTTTGCGCTGACTGGGAGTGTGGCAAATATCGCTGGTGGATCGACGGCGCTTGGCGCCGATGCTAGTGATCAGAGGAAGCTGTTGGCTGAGGGGCCGTCCGCCGCTATTGACACTGTTGCTGGCGCCAACGGGAGTACGGCTAGTACAAGAACAGCTGCTCCGTCGATCACGTCGTTCTCCGGCAAGCCGCGAACCCGCTTTCAGATCGGCGAGGATGCCTACGGCGTTCACGTTGCTGACCAGAGCTACAGTCTGACCAATCCTGCTCCTCAAACCCTGCGCTTCGAGGTCCACAAGGGCGACTATGCCTGGTACGACAGCGCGTCTGTCGATCGTGCCGAGATCAATTCCGCGGTGACCTATCCTGCCGGCACGCCCATCACGCTTACCTACCAGTTCATGGTGGAGGCGAACGGCAGCAACGGAGCGTTCGTGAACAGCGCGACCGGCTGGTTCATCGTCGGACAGTGGCACAACGACGACGACGCCTCGGGTGTGGGAACCTCACCTCCGGTCGCGCTGAATATGCAAGGCGATCACCTGCAGGTGCTCGTACGCTACTGTCCGCCCGGCAAGAGCCCGAGCAACGGTGCGGGCTTCGTCGTCACCAAGACGCTCTGGACCGACCCGACCCCGGTCGTGACCGGCCAGTATCACGACGTGAAAGTGCAGGCCCGATTCTCGAATGATGCCACTGGTTACCTGAAAGTCTGGATCGATGCGGCACCGGTCGTGAACTACAGCGGACCGCTAGGCTATGGGGTCGGCACCAATTGGGGATACGGAATTTATCGGTCGTCGGCGCCCGAGATTGCTGCCGTCAATTATCGGCGTTTGACGATAACGAGCGGCTCGTTAACGCCCATATCGTCAGGGCAGCCATGA
- a CDS encoding polysaccharide deacetylase family protein, producing the protein MARRSGLLPAFRKIFAGRAAIVMFHEIQQDSRSELMTGTSVGLFEYSLNWLRQEGWEIVSLEACIERLATNAGTGRYAVLTFDDGYRDNVVTALPILERYNAPFTIYVPTGALKRTLQAWWLGLREMFRSGDTVTIDAMDMRFHCPRLREKMSGLNEVTDWIHQDYRRIAMLAPTFSKAGLSLSALNEAYFLDERELQSLARHPLVSIGGHTDSHAALSCLDIQSARAEMADNRSYLERLLQRPVRHFAYPYGDSKACGPREAQLARDIGFSTAVTTRHGQLSGLKSDHFALPRLGVGGQFDTTARFEARISGVQSAAHMLLGSQR; encoded by the coding sequence ATGGCCCGTCGGTCCGGCCTGTTGCCGGCCTTCCGCAAGATCTTTGCGGGCCGGGCGGCTATCGTCATGTTCCACGAGATCCAGCAAGATAGCCGCTCGGAATTGATGACAGGGACGTCAGTCGGCCTCTTTGAATATTCGCTCAATTGGCTGCGGCAAGAAGGATGGGAGATTGTCAGTCTTGAAGCATGCATCGAGCGGTTGGCTACGAATGCCGGGACGGGCCGCTATGCGGTGCTTACCTTTGACGATGGCTATCGAGACAATGTCGTGACCGCGCTTCCAATTCTGGAGCGATACAACGCTCCGTTCACGATCTACGTTCCCACTGGCGCTCTGAAACGGACGTTGCAGGCGTGGTGGCTGGGTTTGCGCGAAATGTTTCGTTCTGGAGACACAGTGACGATCGACGCGATGGACATGCGATTCCATTGCCCCCGGTTGCGCGAAAAGATGTCGGGTCTGAATGAGGTTACGGATTGGATTCATCAAGATTATCGCCGGATCGCAATGCTTGCCCCGACGTTCAGCAAGGCGGGCTTGTCATTGTCGGCCCTGAATGAGGCGTACTTTCTGGATGAGCGCGAGCTTCAAAGCCTGGCGCGGCATCCTCTCGTGTCGATTGGCGGGCACACTGACTCGCATGCCGCCCTATCGTGCCTGGATATTCAGTCCGCACGGGCCGAAATGGCAGATAACCGCTCCTATCTGGAGCGATTGCTGCAGCGTCCGGTGCGGCACTTTGCTTATCCCTACGGTGACTCCAAAGCATGTGGCCCCAGGGAAGCGCAGCTTGCAAGGGACATCGGGTTTTCAACCGCAGTGACAACCCGGCACGGGCAGTTGTCTGGTCTCAAGTCAGATCATTTTGCGCTTCCTCGTCTCGGCGTCGGGGGGCAATTCGATACGACGGCCAGGTTCGAGGCGCGGATCAGCGGCGTCCAGTCGGCCGCTCACATGCTGCTGGGGTCCCAACGTTGA
- a CDS encoding glycosyltransferase family 4 protein, with translation MYQQVQQLRRFGHSVDVVNIVGSQSKLNYLKGIFDVIRRTSATRYDIVHAHYGYSAYPAMFRLRAPLVITLHGTDVLGNIFERLATRVVSHFADAIIVVSEEMRKRIPGIVIPCGVNLGAFKPYDRDEARARLRWPKDKFIVLFPFDPTRPEKRYDLARASVDRLVQNGVDAELMTVINVPNEEMPWYYSGANALLLSSDYEGSPTSIKEALACNLPVVSTRVGDVHEQLNGIAGTWICPPDAATIARSLRAAFDWSQNGEFQGRAAVAKYDQALTVERIVGVYTDVLSNFRARGVGRRLLRSGG, from the coding sequence GTGTATCAGCAAGTACAGCAGCTGCGCCGGTTCGGGCACTCGGTCGACGTTGTCAATATCGTCGGTTCGCAGTCCAAGCTGAACTATCTGAAGGGCATCTTTGACGTCATCCGAAGGACGAGTGCGACGCGATACGACATCGTCCACGCGCACTATGGTTACTCGGCCTATCCCGCAATGTTTCGGTTGCGGGCGCCACTCGTCATCACGCTGCACGGGACCGACGTGCTCGGGAATATCTTCGAGCGGCTGGCCACGCGGGTCGTGTCGCATTTCGCCGATGCCATTATCGTCGTGTCTGAGGAGATGCGGAAGCGGATTCCCGGAATCGTGATTCCCTGCGGGGTCAACCTTGGCGCATTCAAGCCGTACGATCGCGACGAAGCGCGCGCGCGGCTGCGATGGCCTAAAGACAAATTTATCGTCCTGTTTCCGTTTGATCCGACACGCCCTGAGAAGAGATATGATCTGGCGCGGGCGTCGGTCGACCGGCTGGTGCAGAATGGCGTCGACGCGGAGTTGATGACGGTCATCAACGTGCCGAACGAAGAGATGCCCTGGTACTACAGCGGGGCAAACGCCCTGCTTCTGAGCTCAGACTATGAAGGGTCACCGACTTCAATCAAGGAAGCTCTTGCGTGCAATCTTCCGGTGGTGTCGACCAGGGTCGGTGACGTCCACGAACAGTTAAATGGCATCGCGGGAACGTGGATATGTCCACCGGATGCCGCCACGATAGCGCGCAGCCTTCGAGCGGCGTTTGACTGGTCGCAGAACGGCGAGTTTCAGGGGCGTGCGGCGGTGGCGAAATACGACCAGGCGCTGACCGTGGAACGAATTGTCGGGGTATACACCGACGTCCTCTCGAACTTCAGGGCAAGAGGGGTAGGCCGGCGTTTGCTGCGGAGCGGAGGATAG
- a CDS encoding beta-lactamase family protein: MIPNVGRIALLVIAASIATLPASLARDGALPGRTGDFEQRLQRIVNGLRAATASESPMKLADRMDELHVPGVSIAVVHDGVIEARGFGVATIGGPPVLPETLFQAASISKVVTAVAALALAQAGTLDLDGDVNRSLKSWKIPVNSFTDRTQVTLRRLLNHSAGITVPYFPGYPVGAPIPSLVDVLNGASYYEREPNFLARRTGQPTATLTSGGTAPVNTAPIVVDHEPGTKFEYSSGGYTIVQQLLIDVTGTPFPKLLDELVLKPFGMTHSSFLQPLPINDAPLAATPYRAAGAPVPGGPHIYPELAAAGLWTTPTDVAQFALGVVRAWSGRDTSVLSQAMTLQMLTPGLGNYGLGPIVVGVAPHRRFLHAGVNDGFVSLMTMFENGDGAVIMTNGDQGGQLANEIMRSIAAEYDWPMAH, encoded by the coding sequence ATGATTCCCAACGTCGGCCGCATCGCCTTGCTCGTCATCGCAGCAAGCATCGCAACCCTCCCGGCTTCGCTCGCACGAGACGGCGCACTCCCAGGGCGCACCGGCGACTTCGAGCAGCGCCTGCAGCGTATCGTGAATGGACTGCGGGCTGCCACCGCAAGCGAGTCTCCGATGAAACTTGCAGATCGGATGGACGAACTGCACGTTCCCGGCGTCAGCATCGCCGTGGTTCATGACGGCGTCATCGAGGCCCGCGGGTTCGGGGTTGCCACCATTGGTGGTCCGCCTGTGCTTCCTGAAACGCTGTTCCAGGCAGCCTCAATCAGCAAAGTCGTTACCGCTGTAGCAGCGCTCGCGTTAGCTCAGGCCGGAACTCTCGATCTCGATGGCGACGTCAATCGCTCCCTTAAAAGCTGGAAGATTCCCGTTAACTCGTTCACTGATCGAACCCAGGTCACACTTCGAAGACTGCTGAACCATTCGGCTGGCATAACTGTCCCCTACTTTCCGGGATATCCCGTAGGCGCACCAATTCCATCGCTCGTCGACGTTCTCAATGGCGCGTCGTACTATGAGCGCGAACCAAACTTCCTTGCGCGACGGACGGGCCAGCCCACAGCGACGCTGACGAGCGGCGGAACGGCGCCTGTAAACACCGCCCCCATTGTCGTGGATCACGAGCCCGGAACAAAATTCGAGTACTCCAGCGGCGGGTACACGATCGTGCAACAACTGCTCATCGACGTAACCGGGACACCGTTCCCAAAACTACTTGACGAGCTTGTCCTCAAGCCGTTCGGAATGACGCACAGCAGCTTTCTCCAACCGCTACCCATAAATGACGCTCCACTGGCCGCAACGCCCTACCGAGCGGCGGGAGCGCCGGTGCCGGGAGGCCCGCATATCTATCCCGAACTGGCTGCCGCAGGGTTGTGGACGACGCCAACGGACGTTGCGCAATTCGCGCTGGGCGTGGTCCGCGCCTGGAGCGGCCGAGATACGTCCGTGCTGTCCCAGGCCATGACTCTCCAAATGCTCACGCCCGGCCTTGGCAACTATGGACTTGGTCCCATCGTTGTTGGGGTCGCACCGCATCGACGGTTCCTGCATGCGGGCGTCAACGATGGGTTCGTCAGTTTGATGACCATGTTCGAAAACGGAGATGGCGCTGTTATCATGACGAACGGAGATCAAGGCGGCCAGCTGGCTAACGAAATCATGCGGAGCATTGCAGCCGAATACGATTGGCCGATGGCGCACTGA
- a CDS encoding DegT/DnrJ/EryC1/StrS family aminotransferase, which produces MESGEVRIMKIPFVDLKAQYATLKDEVADAIRGVLESAQFIGGEAVASFERDFAAYCQVPYARGVASGTDAIHLALRALGVGHGDEVITTAHTFIATAAAIVATGAQPVFVDIDPDTHTIDPRMIERALTSRTKAIVAVHLFGQPADMGPIKDLARRRGLFVIEDAAQAHGAEYQGIRTGALGDVACFSFYPGKNLGAYGDGGAVTTNSAAIAERIERLRDHGRTTHYNHAEVGFNSRLDALQAAVLQVKLRRLDEWNDHRRRAAEWYTAELTHASVGTPFVRKGSTHVYHLYVITTNERDAMRNRLDEVGVASGIHYPLPLHLQPAFAYLGYKQGDLPCCEAMAAQSLSLPMFPELTRDQVRDITAIVRAVADRKSHREPQRKPVAMHADGGKV; this is translated from the coding sequence ATGGAATCTGGTGAGGTGCGAATAATGAAAATTCCGTTCGTAGATCTCAAGGCACAATATGCGACGCTGAAGGATGAGGTAGCCGACGCAATTCGGGGCGTGCTCGAGTCCGCGCAATTCATCGGTGGCGAGGCAGTTGCTTCGTTCGAAAGAGACTTTGCCGCGTATTGCCAGGTGCCCTATGCGCGCGGCGTGGCAAGCGGAACGGACGCGATTCATCTGGCGCTGCGGGCCTTGGGTGTTGGCCATGGTGACGAGGTGATTACGACCGCTCATACTTTCATCGCCACCGCCGCCGCCATCGTAGCGACGGGAGCGCAGCCGGTTTTCGTCGATATCGATCCCGATACCCACACGATCGATCCGAGGATGATCGAGCGGGCCCTGACAAGCCGCACGAAGGCGATCGTTGCAGTTCACCTCTTTGGCCAGCCCGCGGACATGGGTCCGATCAAGGACCTCGCACGACGGCGCGGTCTGTTTGTAATTGAAGACGCTGCCCAGGCGCATGGAGCCGAGTATCAGGGGATCCGAACCGGGGCGCTCGGCGATGTCGCCTGTTTTTCGTTTTACCCGGGGAAGAATCTCGGAGCATACGGTGATGGAGGAGCGGTCACCACCAACAGCGCAGCGATCGCCGAGCGGATCGAACGATTGCGCGACCATGGTCGAACCACGCACTACAACCACGCCGAGGTCGGGTTCAACAGCCGGCTCGATGCTCTTCAGGCCGCAGTTCTGCAAGTCAAGCTCCGGCGTCTGGATGAGTGGAACGACCACCGGCGGCGTGCTGCGGAATGGTACACTGCGGAGTTGACGCACGCGAGCGTCGGGACGCCGTTCGTCCGAAAGGGATCCACCCACGTCTACCATTTGTACGTGATCACGACCAACGAGCGGGACGCAATGCGCAATAGGCTCGACGAGGTCGGCGTGGCGAGCGGAATCCACTATCCGTTGCCGCTCCACCTACAGCCTGCGTTTGCTTATCTCGGCTACAAGCAGGGCGATTTGCCGTGCTGCGAAGCGATGGCTGCGCAATCATTGTCTCTTCCCATGTTCCCGGAGCTCACGCGCGACCAGGTGCGCGATATCACTGCGATTGTGCGTGCTGTTGCCGATCGGAAAAGCCATAGGGAACCGCAGCGGAAGCCCGTCGCGATGCACGCGGATGGCGGGAAGGTGTGA
- a CDS encoding Gfo/Idh/MocA family oxidoreductase → MSKQLFSKLVHTHNQAAGAEILTAKAEPSLAVIGCGYWGAKHIRVGHDIGARVSMAVDMGSDRLEYIKSQYPSVAVARDIDAILNNSSIDGVIIATPAVTHFEMARAALQAGKHVLVEKPLAMTSAHCRELIAIAEERERVLMVGHTFEYHPAVSVMRQMIRSGSLGELYYIDSRRLNLGLYRPDANVLWDLAPHDLSIIFFLLEEAAQNIGAWGCAHVLPEVEDVVYAKLGFKSGPTAHVHVSWLDPVKVRQVTVVGSDAMLVFDDVEPSEKVRVYQKRFRPRINGDSYADFQSAYHHGDVHIPAISSSEPLKLELLDFVNAIKTGAQPVASGAHGLRVVEALEAASECLRLNQEHRVGATHQPAFLRRNASAGAAEIVVG, encoded by the coding sequence ATGTCGAAACAATTATTTTCCAAACTCGTTCATACTCACAACCAGGCCGCCGGCGCGGAAATTTTGACCGCAAAAGCCGAGCCATCGCTCGCAGTCATCGGTTGCGGCTACTGGGGCGCAAAGCACATCCGCGTTGGCCACGATATCGGCGCAAGAGTGTCGATGGCCGTCGACATGGGCTCTGACAGGCTGGAATACATCAAGTCACAGTATCCCTCTGTCGCTGTTGCGCGTGATATCGACGCGATCCTGAATAACTCTTCCATCGACGGCGTGATTATCGCCACCCCCGCCGTGACGCACTTTGAGATGGCGCGGGCCGCGCTCCAGGCCGGAAAGCACGTGCTCGTCGAGAAGCCGTTGGCCATGACGAGCGCGCATTGTCGCGAACTGATTGCGATAGCCGAGGAGCGGGAGCGTGTGCTGATGGTTGGGCACACGTTCGAGTATCACCCGGCGGTGAGTGTCATGCGTCAAATGATCCGGAGCGGCTCTCTCGGCGAACTCTACTACATCGACTCGCGGCGCCTGAATCTCGGTCTCTACCGGCCCGATGCCAACGTCCTGTGGGACTTGGCGCCACACGACCTTTCCATCATCTTCTTCCTGCTCGAGGAAGCCGCGCAGAACATCGGCGCCTGGGGCTGCGCGCACGTCTTGCCGGAAGTTGAGGATGTTGTTTACGCAAAGTTGGGCTTCAAGAGCGGACCGACCGCCCATGTGCACGTTTCGTGGTTGGACCCCGTCAAGGTGCGCCAGGTCACGGTCGTCGGAAGCGATGCGATGCTGGTGTTCGACGACGTGGAGCCGTCGGAGAAGGTGCGCGTCTATCAGAAGCGCTTCAGGCCGCGGATCAACGGCGACTCGTACGCCGACTTCCAGTCAGCCTATCATCATGGCGACGTACATATCCCCGCGATATCGAGCAGCGAGCCGCTAAAGCTCGAGTTGCTCGATTTTGTCAACGCGATCAAGACTGGCGCACAGCCCGTTGCGAGCGGTGCACATGGCCTGCGGGTTGTCGAAGCGCTCGAAGCTGCATCGGAGTGTCTACGGCTCAACCAGGAGCACCGTGTCGGCGCGACACATCAACCGGCGTTTTTGCGGCGGAACGCGTCGGCGGGGGCCGCCGAAATTGTCGTTGGATGA